A region from the Syntrophorhabdales bacterium genome encodes:
- a CDS encoding TlyA family RNA methyltransferase, which produces MAKQRIDTLLTQKALVDSREKAKILVMAGAVYVEGQKALKPDQQVDVDARVEVRPGSLPYVSFGGTKLKHAFDAFGLNAKGMVALDIGSSTGGFSDYMLQQGAARIYAVDVGVHQLHEKVRKDSRVVLLEGVNARYLTPLQVGEQVDIITVDVSFISLKKILPPLVSLMRPGAVMVTLVKPQFEVGRYQVGKGGIVKDQEKVRRVIEDIKQFGQGLGLRPVRAVEAPREKERKNREYFIQWEL; this is translated from the coding sequence TTGGCTAAGCAGAGAATAGACACCCTCCTTACGCAAAAGGCACTTGTCGATTCGAGAGAAAAAGCCAAGATTCTTGTAATGGCAGGCGCCGTCTATGTTGAAGGCCAAAAAGCCCTCAAACCCGATCAACAGGTCGATGTGGACGCGCGTGTAGAGGTAAGGCCGGGAAGCCTGCCCTACGTTAGCTTTGGTGGGACAAAACTCAAACACGCATTCGACGCGTTCGGCCTGAACGCAAAGGGTATGGTAGCGCTTGACATCGGGTCATCGACCGGCGGCTTTTCAGACTACATGCTTCAGCAGGGAGCAGCGCGCATCTACGCGGTCGACGTTGGTGTTCATCAACTTCACGAGAAGGTGCGGAAGGACTCGCGGGTTGTCCTCCTGGAGGGTGTGAACGCCCGCTATCTGACGCCTTTACAGGTAGGAGAGCAGGTAGACATTATCACTGTAGATGTCTCCTTCATATCCCTGAAAAAGATACTCCCTCCCCTGGTCTCTCTGATGCGTCCAGGGGCTGTGATGGTTACGCTGGTCAAGCCGCAGTTCGAGGTAGGAAGATACCAGGTCGGCAAAGGAGGCATTGTCAAAGACCAGGAAAAGGTGCGCCGCGTCATTGAAGATATCAAGCAGTTCGGACAGGGCCTGGGTCTGCGACCGGTGCGCGCTGTTGAGGCGCCCAGAGAAAAAGAAAGGAAGAACAGGGAATACTTCATACAGTGGGAACTGTAA